A section of the Sedimentisphaera cyanobacteriorum genome encodes:
- a CDS encoding EamA family transporter, with the protein MWITLGILSSLFLGLYDLSKKHSLQNNAVLPVLFLSTLSGLAAVLPFLFISRAAPGILEDTIFYVAPLSLKSHLIIGAKSFIVAGSWVFGYYALKHLPISIVAPIRATSPFWVLIGAVLIFGESPNLIQLSGVIIIIVSFYCFSVLGRLEGIHFEKNRWIIFTLIAMGLGICSGLYDKFLISRAGYAPIAVQLWFTFYMVLIFGLMNIFLWYPSRKQTTPFRWSISIVLIGVFLILADFAYFTSLSIEGSLLTILAALRRASVLFVFTIGAVIFKEVNKGKKAYALIGVVAGVMLILFGSQG; encoded by the coding sequence ATGTGGATAACGCTTGGAATATTAAGCTCGCTTTTTCTCGGCCTCTACGACCTGAGCAAAAAGCATTCGCTGCAGAACAACGCTGTTCTGCCGGTGCTGTTTCTATCTACCCTCTCAGGGCTGGCTGCGGTGCTTCCGTTTCTGTTTATCTCAAGAGCTGCCCCCGGGATTCTTGAGGACACCATCTTTTACGTGGCCCCGCTGAGCCTAAAGAGCCATCTTATCATAGGCGCGAAATCTTTTATTGTGGCGGGAAGCTGGGTTTTCGGATACTATGCCCTCAAGCATCTGCCTATATCTATCGTTGCCCCGATAAGGGCAACCTCGCCTTTCTGGGTGCTGATAGGGGCTGTGCTGATATTCGGTGAATCGCCAAATCTTATTCAGCTCTCCGGTGTGATTATCATCATAGTATCTTTCTACTGCTTCTCTGTTTTGGGAAGGCTCGAAGGGATACATTTCGAGAAAAACCGCTGGATTATTTTCACTCTCATAGCAATGGGGCTGGGCATATGCAGCGGTCTGTATGATAAGTTTCTCATCTCTCGGGCGGGGTATGCCCCGATAGCCGTTCAGCTCTGGTTTACTTTTTATATGGTGCTGATATTCGGGCTGATGAACATTTTCCTCTGGTATCCCTCGCGCAAACAGACCACGCCTTTCCGCTGGAGCATCAGCATAGTGCTGATCGGGGTATTTCTTATCCTCGCAGACTTTGCATACTTCACCTCGCTGAGCATTGAGGGCTCACTGCTTACTATCCTTGCGGCTCTCAGAAGAGCAAGCGTTTTGTTTGTATTTACCATAGGAGCGGTTATATTTAAGGAAGTGAACAAAGGCAAAAAGGCATACGCGCTGATTGGCGTTGTTGCCGGCGTGATGTTAATATTATTCGGTTCACAGGGATAA
- a CDS encoding alginate export family protein: MKRLVLLLVLCAFLPKFPAKAENSLLETLKNPVEGMEIYGDFRYRRVYGEEWFLNNSAKDGHQNYDRIRARLGAKHQFTDEIGVDFRLVQEMYCYDDPKENSVDFDEVIIDRLNVKLGNFLDMPVTAVVGRQDIILSKWLVLDGTPLDGSRTIFFDAARFTVDMEEGRTLDLVYTQNYADASKTLEPFGEQADRRLTQHDEQGVIMYYTDKSQEAFSWEAYFMLKEDDVAEIAPRYNPDWSRESEIYTFGGALNGGISENMSYRLEAAVQTGEKAIDSSSEPQDLNAFGTLNSLCYSFNDEMNNMLTLEYEYLSGDNPSTDDNEGFDPLWGEWPRYSEMYVYTQALEGSLADHTNLHRVGLTHKFDPTEKTKWTNAFHLLWAAQDRQGAPYGGDSDVFRGQLLTSVLRHRISKHFSTRLNAEYFIPGNYYSDDFRNESLFLRAEVVYSF, translated from the coding sequence ATGAAAAGGTTAGTTTTACTGCTTGTGTTGTGCGCATTTCTACCGAAGTTTCCGGCAAAAGCCGAAAATTCACTCTTGGAAACGCTCAAGAATCCTGTAGAAGGTATGGAGATCTACGGCGATTTCCGATACCGCAGGGTTTACGGGGAAGAGTGGTTTCTGAACAACTCCGCCAAAGACGGTCATCAGAATTACGACAGGATCCGTGCCCGCCTCGGGGCAAAACATCAGTTCACCGATGAGATTGGCGTTGATTTCAGGCTGGTTCAGGAGATGTACTGCTACGACGATCCTAAGGAGAATTCCGTTGATTTTGATGAGGTGATTATAGACCGCTTGAATGTGAAGCTGGGCAATTTCCTTGATATGCCCGTAACGGCAGTAGTAGGTCGTCAGGATATTATCCTGAGCAAGTGGCTCGTTTTAGACGGCACGCCTCTTGACGGTTCAAGGACGATCTTTTTTGATGCAGCAAGGTTCACAGTGGATATGGAGGAAGGCAGAACGCTGGACCTTGTGTACACGCAGAACTACGCAGATGCATCAAAGACGCTTGAGCCTTTCGGCGAGCAGGCAGACCGCCGGCTAACGCAGCACGATGAACAGGGCGTAATAATGTACTACACAGACAAATCGCAAGAGGCCTTCAGCTGGGAAGCATACTTTATGCTCAAGGAAGATGATGTGGCGGAAATCGCTCCGAGATACAATCCGGACTGGAGCAGGGAATCCGAGATCTACACCTTCGGCGGAGCTCTCAACGGCGGGATTAGTGAAAATATGAGCTACCGCCTCGAAGCAGCAGTTCAGACGGGCGAGAAGGCGATCGATTCCAGCTCAGAACCGCAAGACCTCAATGCCTTCGGAACGCTGAACAGCCTCTGCTACTCGTTCAACGACGAAATGAACAATATGCTCACGCTCGAATACGAATATCTTTCAGGCGATAATCCTTCCACAGACGACAACGAAGGCTTCGACCCGCTCTGGGGTGAGTGGCCGAGATACTCTGAGATGTACGTGTACACTCAGGCCCTTGAAGGCTCGCTTGCAGACCATACCAACCTTCACAGAGTTGGGCTTACCCATAAATTCGATCCTACCGAGAAAACGAAATGGACAAACGCCTTCCATCTGCTATGGGCAGCTCAGGACAGGCAAGGCGCACCTTACGGCGGCGACAGCGACGTATTCAGAGGACAGCTCTTAACAAGCGTTTTGAGGCACAGAATTTCGAAGCATTTCTCCACAAGACTCAACGCAGAATATTTCATTCCGGGCAATTATTACTCAGATGACTTTCGGAACGAATCTCTCTTTTTGAGGGCGGAAGTGGTTTACTCATTCTAA
- a CDS encoding symporter small accessory protein, translating into MYMGIESGFVFTGYILCIASAVLCVVYGLLNWNKGSEKVDIEDVKWADKEKDVEKEF; encoded by the coding sequence ATGTATATGGGTATTGAAAGCGGGTTTGTATTCACCGGGTATATACTCTGTATAGCCAGTGCCGTTCTGTGTGTGGTTTACGGGCTCTTGAACTGGAACAAGGGCAGCGAAAAGGTTGACATCGAAGATGTTAAGTGGGCAGACAAAGAGAAGGATGTAGAAAAAGAATTTTAG
- a CDS encoding ribonuclease D, protein MNTISYKYIDTQIQLDKLEKGIAESSFAALDIEGNSMHSYYERVCLMQISIENGSFIVDTLKDIDFSGFTKTLEQKLLILHGGDYDLRMLDKDFGFKPKFKIFDTQQAASLAGIQKTSLSELLKEFLGLSHPKDQQLSDWTKRPLTEKQLSYAAADTAYLKPLADKLTELLDSMGRSEWVSQSMKDRAKNTPKYKVKSSREKWRVKGYSALEPAGLRFLREIWELREDIAAKIDLPPFKVMRSSSMIELSKKLAEKPSYSLAKSKFLPKTCKGEFYGVLKKRIEHARKLPESRWPERFVKRGKPPSHDKALTKKLRSFVLQAAEERGIDPSILVNKAGIEEISRRKPQTEAELREVLQLNDWQFDILEAKFISIIQSHTS, encoded by the coding sequence ATGAACACAATTTCTTATAAATACATAGACACGCAAATCCAGCTTGACAAACTTGAAAAGGGTATTGCCGAATCAAGCTTCGCAGCTTTAGATATAGAAGGAAATTCGATGCACTCTTACTATGAAAGGGTGTGTCTTATGCAGATAAGTATAGAAAACGGCAGCTTTATTGTTGACACGTTAAAGGATATTGATTTTTCCGGCTTTACTAAAACACTCGAACAAAAGCTTTTAATCCTTCACGGCGGCGACTACGACCTGCGTATGCTTGATAAAGATTTTGGATTCAAGCCGAAGTTTAAAATTTTTGATACTCAGCAGGCCGCCTCCCTAGCAGGAATCCAAAAGACAAGCCTTTCGGAGCTGCTCAAAGAGTTTCTCGGATTATCACATCCCAAAGACCAGCAGCTTTCGGACTGGACAAAAAGACCGCTCACAGAAAAACAGCTTTCCTATGCAGCTGCAGATACGGCCTACCTCAAACCGCTTGCCGATAAGCTCACAGAGCTTCTTGATAGTATGGGAAGAAGCGAATGGGTGAGCCAGTCTATGAAAGACAGGGCAAAAAATACGCCGAAATACAAAGTTAAAAGCTCCCGCGAAAAGTGGAGGGTAAAAGGGTACTCCGCTCTCGAACCGGCGGGGCTGAGATTTCTAAGGGAAATATGGGAATTGCGCGAAGATATTGCCGCTAAAATAGACCTGCCTCCGTTCAAGGTAATGAGAAGCTCATCGATGATTGAGCTGTCTAAAAAACTTGCCGAGAAGCCTTCTTACAGCCTTGCAAAAAGCAAATTCCTGCCGAAAACATGCAAAGGCGAGTTTTACGGTGTGCTGAAGAAGCGAATAGAACACGCAAGAAAGCTTCCCGAAAGCAGATGGCCGGAGAGGTTTGTAAAAAGAGGAAAACCGCCTTCACACGACAAGGCTCTCACAAAAAAACTAAGGTCTTTTGTTCTTCAGGCTGCGGAAGAAAGAGGCATAGACCCGTCCATTCTGGTAAACAAGGCAGGTATTGAGGAAATTTCCCGAAGAAAACCTCAGACCGAAGCCGAGCTTAGAGAAGTGCTGCAGCTGAACGACTGGCAGTTTGATATTTTAGAAGCGAAATTTATAAGCATTATCCAGAGCCACACAAGCTGA
- the ybeY gene encoding rRNA maturation RNase YbeY — MRNLTEFACERLELEDAFISIAVVGDEAVSEVHRLFMADDKTTDVISFDLTEPEGGEVNFEIIVNYQMAARTAEDMPHSAEDELMLYLLHGLLHNLGFDDTTEEAFHKMHKEEDDILEEFGVGRIFGERKFEPKG, encoded by the coding sequence TTGAGAAATCTGACTGAGTTTGCATGCGAGAGACTCGAGCTTGAAGATGCATTTATAAGCATTGCGGTCGTGGGCGACGAGGCTGTCAGCGAGGTGCACAGGCTCTTTATGGCAGACGATAAGACCACCGATGTAATAAGCTTTGACCTCACAGAGCCGGAAGGCGGAGAGGTTAATTTCGAGATTATCGTAAATTATCAGATGGCCGCAAGAACCGCTGAAGACATGCCCCACTCAGCAGAAGATGAGCTGATGCTGTACTTGCTTCACGGCCTTCTGCATAACCTTGGATTTGACGATACTACCGAAGAGGCTTTCCATAAGATGCACAAGGAAGAAGACGATATACTCGAGGAATTCGGAGTCGGCCGCATCTTCGGCGAGAGAAAGTTTGAGCCGAAGGGTTAG
- a CDS encoding HD family phosphohydrolase: MKIFRKKINARRKQVRNTRAAERASRYNEFVKQGYMAAVITAVIFALLCSAVLSFSLEGSVVKTVGLGEFLAYFALMMLITAGMGVYTYLYRPRIVRKRARLLALTGLLLLLLVIAKTGSGSEEWVYLTTGTGVVSAMILTITYSQRYSLTISLFYALMASFVLPGQEAVELFLTMVAGIFACCFTMKEIRNRWKLIQVSMFAAICVMAVSVSMGVINGLEGLQVVQKAGTAALSTFFVGVIIQGILPVIEKVFGVVTSMTLLDYSDANQPLLKKLAMEAPGTYSHSLLLGSLAENAAEAIGANGLLCRVGAYYHDIGKTNKPKYFVENQMGQANKHDTITPAMSQLVIVGHVKDGIEIAKEYNLPPTIRQFIETHHGTTIIKYFYEEAKKQRGEQNVSEDDFRYPGPKPSTREAAILMLCDGTEGATRALSEPTPSKISAVVHNILMSRLRDGQFNDCEITIKELSKIEKALVKSLTAHYHGRVKYPEENNGEQKAENGNGGNGNKHSTHKTQPLREAIEKSD, from the coding sequence ATGAAAATATTTAGAAAAAAAATTAATGCCAGAAGAAAGCAGGTTCGCAACACCAGGGCTGCTGAGCGGGCATCGAGATACAACGAGTTTGTAAAGCAGGGCTATATGGCAGCTGTTATCACTGCTGTTATATTTGCTCTTCTATGCAGTGCGGTTCTCTCGTTCAGTCTGGAAGGTTCGGTTGTGAAAACAGTCGGATTGGGGGAATTTCTGGCTTATTTCGCTTTGATGATGCTTATCACAGCCGGCATGGGCGTTTATACATACCTATACCGGCCTCGAATTGTCCGCAAACGGGCAAGGCTCCTTGCGTTAACAGGCCTCCTTCTGCTTCTTCTTGTTATCGCAAAAACAGGCTCAGGTTCGGAGGAATGGGTTTACCTTACAACGGGTACAGGTGTAGTCTCAGCTATGATTCTAACAATCACCTACTCCCAGCGGTATTCACTCACCATATCCCTTTTTTATGCACTTATGGCCTCCTTTGTTTTGCCCGGGCAGGAGGCTGTGGAGCTGTTTTTAACGATGGTTGCCGGCATATTTGCCTGCTGTTTTACAATGAAGGAAATACGCAACCGCTGGAAGCTCATACAGGTAAGTATGTTTGCTGCGATATGCGTAATGGCGGTATCGGTTTCCATGGGAGTTATCAACGGGCTTGAGGGGCTGCAAGTGGTTCAAAAGGCCGGTACGGCCGCTTTATCAACGTTTTTCGTAGGCGTGATAATTCAGGGGATTCTTCCTGTAATAGAGAAGGTTTTTGGCGTCGTTACGAGTATGACTCTGCTGGACTATTCCGATGCAAACCAGCCACTTCTCAAGAAGCTTGCCATGGAGGCCCCCGGAACATACAGCCACAGCCTCCTGCTCGGTTCGCTTGCCGAAAATGCTGCCGAAGCTATCGGCGCAAACGGACTTCTTTGCAGGGTTGGGGCGTATTACCACGATATCGGCAAAACAAATAAGCCAAAGTATTTTGTTGAAAATCAAATGGGTCAGGCAAACAAGCACGACACAATCACCCCTGCTATGAGCCAGCTTGTGATTGTAGGGCATGTAAAAGACGGGATTGAGATTGCAAAGGAGTATAACCTCCCCCCGACGATAAGGCAGTTTATAGAAACCCATCACGGCACCACAATTATTAAATATTTTTACGAAGAGGCGAAAAAGCAGAGGGGCGAGCAGAACGTATCTGAAGATGATTTCAGGTATCCAGGGCCAAAACCCAGCACCAGAGAGGCGGCTATCCTGATGCTCTGCGACGGGACAGAAGGAGCTACAAGAGCCCTCTCCGAACCCACGCCTTCAAAGATCTCGGCTGTGGTTCATAATATTCTGATGTCCCGCCTGAGGGACGGGCAGTTTAACGACTGCGAAATAACGATTAAAGAGCTGAGCAAAATAGAGAAGGCGCTTGTTAAGAGCCTTACGGCGCATTATCACGGCAGAGTTAAGTATCCGGAAGAAAATAACGGCGAACAGAAAGCTGAAAACGGTAATGGTGGAAACGGAAATAAACATTCAACTCACAAAACTCAGCCTCTGCGAGAGGCGATTGAGAAATCTGACTGA
- a CDS encoding sulfatase: protein MQRRTFLKSAAGVCASAWLSTLWSSSVSAAEKQKPNVLLIVCDDLNDYVQGMGGHPQAKTPNIEKLAESGTLFKRAYSSNPVCAPSRASFLTGIYPQTSKNLFFDKWFRNPVLKNSKSLMKYFSENGYKTAGSGKLMHHCRPNEWNEHKYHPDYGPFVFDGENRIAHPSVPEPYSEIGAVDGSYAPLSDNPFPNDESGKKGWIYGYPWGENKKMEYKDPDHRDPTPDEKNADWAAGKIKEFENSQDSRPFMLGVGFVRPHTPFHVPKKYFDMFPAEDVKVPMIKLGDKEDTHYLDVYDEKQKGPRYFKTLGESYSSIEEGLRHFTQGYLASIAAVDDCIGKVLDSLNSSSFKDNTIVVLTSDHGWNMGEKDYLFKNSLWEESTRVPLIVRAPGLTKPGTKAEHPVSLIDIYPTLKDLCGLKGDTRKNSKGAKLDGFSMRPFLENPKSMEWEGPDAAISMIYAGGETGTDPMKQNWSVRTLNHRYIVYRNGDEELYDHSSDPYEWHNLAKKPGSDSVLNSMRRKLASMLGDVPEGLKKAKRG, encoded by the coding sequence ATGCAAAGAAGAACTTTTTTAAAAAGTGCTGCAGGGGTTTGCGCCTCAGCATGGCTGAGCACGCTATGGTCTTCCAGCGTTTCAGCTGCTGAGAAACAAAAGCCGAACGTTTTGCTGATTGTCTGCGACGACCTCAACGACTATGTTCAGGGGATGGGAGGCCATCCGCAGGCGAAAACGCCCAACATAGAGAAGCTCGCTGAATCGGGTACTCTCTTCAAACGGGCATACAGCAGCAATCCGGTATGCGCTCCTTCCAGGGCAAGCTTCCTCACCGGGATATACCCGCAAACATCAAAGAATCTGTTCTTCGATAAATGGTTCAGGAATCCGGTGCTGAAAAATTCCAAGAGCTTGATGAAATACTTCAGCGAAAACGGCTACAAAACTGCCGGCTCGGGCAAGCTTATGCACCACTGCCGGCCGAATGAGTGGAACGAGCACAAATACCATCCCGATTATGGGCCGTTCGTTTTCGACGGGGAAAACCGAATCGCTCACCCGTCTGTGCCCGAGCCATACAGCGAGATTGGAGCTGTTGACGGGTCTTACGCACCGCTTAGCGATAACCCGTTTCCAAACGATGAATCCGGAAAGAAAGGCTGGATTTACGGCTACCCTTGGGGCGAAAACAAAAAGATGGAATACAAAGACCCTGACCACAGAGACCCCACACCTGATGAGAAAAATGCAGACTGGGCTGCGGGGAAGATAAAAGAGTTTGAAAACTCGCAAGACAGCCGCCCGTTTATGCTGGGCGTTGGGTTTGTAAGGCCGCATACTCCGTTTCACGTTCCGAAGAAATACTTCGATATGTTTCCCGCGGAGGATGTGAAGGTGCCGATGATAAAGCTTGGCGATAAAGAAGACACCCACTACCTCGACGTTTACGACGAGAAACAGAAAGGCCCGAGATATTTCAAAACGCTTGGAGAATCCTATTCAAGCATTGAAGAGGGGCTCAGGCACTTCACGCAGGGATATCTTGCGAGCATAGCAGCAGTTGACGACTGCATCGGCAAAGTTTTAGATAGCCTGAACAGCAGCTCATTCAAGGATAACACGATCGTTGTTTTAACCAGCGACCACGGCTGGAATATGGGCGAGAAGGATTATCTGTTCAAAAATTCGCTCTGGGAGGAAAGCACTCGCGTTCCGCTGATAGTGCGGGCTCCCGGGCTTACCAAACCGGGCACGAAGGCAGAGCATCCTGTTTCGCTGATCGATATTTACCCAACGCTTAAAGACCTCTGCGGGCTGAAGGGCGATACGAGGAAGAATTCCAAAGGCGCAAAGCTCGACGGCTTCAGCATGAGGCCGTTTCTGGAGAACCCGAAGAGTATGGAGTGGGAAGGGCCTGATGCAGCGATTTCAATGATCTATGCAGGCGGGGAAACCGGCACCGACCCTATGAAGCAGAACTGGTCTGTGCGCACACTAAATCACCGCTATATTGTGTATCGAAACGGCGATGAAGAGCTATACGACCACAGCAGCGACCCATACGAATGGCACAACCTTGCGAAAAAGCCCGGCAGCGATTCGGTTTTGAATTCGATGCGAAGAAAGCTCGCCTCTATGCTCGGAGACGTGCCTGAGGGTTTGAAAAAAGCAAAGCGGGGGTAG
- a CDS encoding FmdB family zinc ribbon protein — MPTYDYKCSECGYEFEKFQQITASPLRKCPECGKMKLKRLIGTGAGAIFKGSGFYETDYRSESYKAGEKKASEAKSEKKSGKDAAKSEKSPSSESKPQDGKPAETKSA, encoded by the coding sequence ATGCCGACGTATGACTACAAGTGCAGTGAATGCGGGTATGAGTTTGAGAAGTTTCAGCAGATAACCGCCTCGCCCCTTAGAAAATGTCCCGAATGCGGAAAGATGAAGCTCAAAAGGCTTATCGGCACCGGAGCCGGCGCAATCTTCAAGGGCTCAGGCTTCTATGAAACCGATTACCGCTCCGAAAGCTATAAGGCAGGCGAGAAAAAGGCCAGCGAGGCAAAATCAGAGAAAAAGAGCGGGAAGGATGCCGCCAAAAGCGAGAAATCTCCCAGCTCCGAATCAAAACCCCAAGATGGCAAACCTGCGGAAACAAAATCCGCCTGA
- the grpE gene encoding nucleotide exchange factor GrpE, producing the protein MTEEKNKNTQNHEHSKAQDINSKPEEKKADLGSEKNAKEQKKLSKKEKIEQLQKEYNELEEKFQRLRADYANYQKRVPKMIQDEVNYKVESFIKALLPGLDNFEHAIKHSENSENVEGVVEGVQMVYSNLLEILKTQGLEQIAAKGEQFDPSVHRAVVNQSLEDKDDGVVLEEIQKGYRIKDKVVRPAMVAVNKLQKQKNAEQSQQPESENKSQQAEAAPDASEQNAEKGENSEQTQEDKNDADV; encoded by the coding sequence ATGACTGAAGAAAAAAACAAAAACACTCAAAATCATGAGCACAGCAAAGCTCAGGACATAAACTCAAAGCCCGAAGAGAAAAAGGCCGATTTGGGCAGCGAGAAAAACGCTAAGGAACAGAAAAAGCTTAGCAAAAAAGAAAAAATTGAGCAGCTCCAGAAGGAGTATAATGAGCTTGAAGAGAAGTTCCAGAGGCTCAGAGCAGACTATGCCAATTATCAAAAACGCGTTCCGAAGATGATTCAGGACGAGGTAAACTACAAGGTGGAGTCTTTTATCAAGGCGCTTCTGCCCGGGCTGGATAATTTTGAGCATGCAATAAAGCATTCTGAAAACAGCGAGAATGTAGAAGGCGTTGTAGAAGGCGTGCAGATGGTGTATTCGAACCTGCTTGAGATACTGAAAACTCAGGGGCTCGAGCAGATTGCTGCCAAGGGCGAGCAGTTCGACCCGTCTGTACACAGGGCAGTTGTGAATCAGAGCCTTGAAGACAAGGACGACGGGGTCGTTCTGGAGGAAATCCAGAAAGGCTACCGCATTAAGGATAAGGTTGTCCGTCCGGCAATGGTGGCAGTGAATAAGCTTCAAAAGCAGAAAAATGCAGAGCAAAGCCAGCAGCCTGAGAGTGAGAATAAATCACAGCAGGCCGAAGCCGCCCCGGATGCCTCTGAGCAAAATGCTGAGAAGGGTGAAAATTCTGAACAAACTCAGGAGGATAAAAACGATGCCGACGTATGA
- the dnaJ gene encoding molecular chaperone DnaJ — MTKRDYYEILGVSKDASADEIKKAYRKLAVKYHPDKNKGDKEAEEKFKECAEAYEVLSNPEKRKKYDQFGHEGLRGSGVHDYSNMNVDDIFSNFGDIFGDIFGGGFSSGFGGGFGRRANPNAPRKGLDLETSVELTLEEAAKESKRTIDFTRQDKCDKCDGSGCEPGTNPKTCPTCGGSGQVSTTRMGGFFQTISTCPSCKGTGKVISNPCTKCKGSGRMPVKRKVTVKIPAGIHEGQAVRVAGEGEPGVNGGPNGDLYCYVDIKKHPFLVRDRNDLIAVVPVSFTQAALGAKIDVPSLEGRKQLTIPAGTQYGDVFRIKGQGMPDLRSSRKGDELVRVTVEIPKKLKPKQEQLLKDFAETEDKHVSPERDNFFKKLKDYFGNKK, encoded by the coding sequence ATGACAAAAAGAGATTACTACGAAATACTGGGCGTAAGCAAAGATGCAAGCGCAGATGAAATAAAAAAGGCTTACAGAAAGCTCGCAGTTAAGTATCACCCCGATAAGAATAAGGGGGATAAAGAGGCTGAGGAGAAATTCAAGGAGTGCGCTGAGGCATACGAGGTTCTCAGCAACCCCGAGAAACGCAAGAAATACGATCAGTTCGGACATGAAGGCCTGAGAGGTTCAGGCGTTCATGATTATTCGAATATGAACGTTGATGATATATTCTCGAACTTCGGCGATATATTCGGCGATATATTCGGCGGCGGCTTCAGCAGCGGCTTTGGCGGAGGTTTCGGGCGAAGAGCAAACCCGAACGCACCGCGCAAAGGTCTCGATCTTGAGACAAGCGTTGAGCTTACGCTGGAAGAGGCAGCTAAAGAGAGCAAAAGAACTATAGACTTTACCCGTCAGGATAAGTGCGATAAGTGTGATGGCAGCGGATGCGAACCGGGGACGAATCCCAAAACCTGCCCAACCTGCGGCGGAAGCGGACAGGTTAGCACTACACGAATGGGCGGTTTTTTCCAGACAATCTCTACCTGCCCAAGCTGTAAAGGCACTGGCAAAGTAATATCCAACCCATGCACAAAATGCAAGGGCAGCGGAAGGATGCCGGTCAAGAGAAAGGTTACCGTTAAGATCCCTGCTGGAATACATGAAGGACAGGCGGTTAGAGTGGCCGGTGAGGGCGAGCCGGGCGTAAACGGAGGCCCGAACGGCGATCTTTACTGCTATGTTGATATAAAAAAGCATCCGTTCCTCGTTAGAGACCGGAACGATTTGATAGCTGTAGTTCCAGTAAGCTTTACTCAGGCGGCTCTCGGGGCAAAGATTGATGTCCCAAGCCTTGAAGGCAGAAAACAGCTTACAATACCTGCCGGAACGCAGTATGGTGATGTGTTCAGGATAAAGGGGCAGGGAATGCCTGATCTGAGAAGCTCAAGAAAAGGCGATGAGCTTGTCCGGGTAACTGTGGAGATACCCAAGAAACTCAAACCAAAACAGGAGCAGCTGCTTAAGGATTTCGCAGAAACGGAAGATAAGCACGTTTCTCCTGAGAGGGATAATTTTTTCAAAAAATTGAAAGATTATTTCGGGAATAAAAAATGA